The Streptomyces venezuelae genomic interval CCCTTGCGCTCCTCGCGGTCCACGTAGCTGTCCGAGACCGCCTCGGCGAAGGGCTTGTTTCCGTACACCAGGTCGATGCGCATGCCCTTGTTCTTCGGGAAGCGCAGCTGGCGGTAGTCCCAGTAGGTGTACGGGTGGTCGTACTTGAGGGGGCGCGGGACCACGTCGGTCAGACCGGCCTCGCGCAGGCCCGCGAGCGCGGCCCGCTCCGGCTCCGTGACGTGCGTGAGGCCCTCGAACTCGGCGATGTCCCAGACGTCCTCGTCGGTCGGGGCGATGTTGTAGTCGCCGAGGACGGCGAAGGGGCGCTCCCCCGCCGCGTCGTCCGCGACGGCCGCCTTGAGCGCGTCCAGCCAGCGCAGCTTGTACGCGTAGTGGTCGTGGGCCACCTCGCGGCCGTTCGGCACGTAGACCGACCAGACGCGGACCGGGCCGCAGGTCGCGGAGATGGCCCGCGGCTCTTCCACGCCCTCGTACTCCGGGCCGCCGGGCAGGCCGGTGACCACGTCCGCGAGGCCGACGCGGGAGACCAGGGCCACGCCGTTCCACCGGCCGGTGGCGTTGACCGCCGACTCGTATCCCAGCGCGCGGAGCTCCTCGGTGGGGAACTGCTCGGCGGTGCACTTGGTCTCCTGGATGCACAGCACGTCGGTGCCGGTGCTCTCCAGCCAGGCCAGGAGGCGGGGCAGCCGGGCGGTGATCGAGTTGACGTTCCAGGTGGCGATGCGCATGGACGCAAGCCTACTGGCGGGGTGTGACAGTCGGCGGGTTCAGCACTCGGCCCCGGTGCCCGGTCTCCGTGCCCGGCTTCAGAGCTCGGCGGACGCGCCGGGGGCGAGGCGGGAGTGGTCGGTGCCGCCGAGGGCGCCGATCTGCCGGTCGTAGATCGGCCGGGCGACATCGGCGAGGTAGACGTCGTGGATGTCGTACGCCCGGCGCGGCCGGACCTCGCGGACGTAGTCGATGACCTCGGAGATCTTGTTCCAGGGGGCCATGACGGGCAGCAGCAGGGTGTCGACCGGCCGGTCCGGGACGGTCAGCGCGTCGCCGGGGTGGAAGACGGTGCCGTCGTCGACGAGGAAGCCCACGTTGGTGATGCGCGGGATGTCGGGGTGGATCACCGCGTGCAGCTCGCCGTGGACCTGGACGTCGAAGCCGGCGGCCGTGAACGTGTCGCCGTGGCCGACGGTGTGCACCCGGCCGGGAAAGGCCGCCGAGAGCTGTTCGGCGACGCTC includes:
- a CDS encoding MBL fold metallo-hydrolase, which gives rise to MKLTKKSHACVRLEKDGRTLVLDPGMFTEDDAVLGADALLVTHEHPDHFDESRLRAALEGNPAAEIWTLRSVAEQLSAAFPGRVHTVGHGDTFTAAGFDVQVHGELHAVIHPDIPRITNVGFLVDDGTVFHPGDALTVPDRPVDTLLLPVMAPWNKISEVIDYVREVRPRRAYDIHDVYLADVARPIYDRQIGALGGTDHSRLAPGASAEL
- a CDS encoding exodeoxyribonuclease III, with protein sequence MRIATWNVNSITARLPRLLAWLESTGTDVLCIQETKCTAEQFPTEELRALGYESAVNATGRWNGVALVSRVGLADVVTGLPGGPEYEGVEEPRAISATCGPVRVWSVYVPNGREVAHDHYAYKLRWLDALKAAVADDAAGERPFAVLGDYNIAPTDEDVWDIAEFEGLTHVTEPERAALAGLREAGLTDVVPRPLKYDHPYTYWDYRQLRFPKNKGMRIDLVYGNKPFAEAVSDSYVDREERKGKGASDHAPVVVDLDV